From the Elusimicrobiaceae bacterium genome, one window contains:
- a CDS encoding 4Fe-4S binding protein: MPHKISSDTCVNCGACEPCCPVQAISEADGKRIINADACIDCGACAGTCPVSAISA, from the coding sequence ATGCCCCATAAAATAAGCAGCGATACTTGCGTGAACTGCGGAGCCTGCGAGCCCTGTTGCCCGGTTCAGGCCATCAGCGAAGCGGACGGCAAAAGAATCATCAATGCGGATGCCTGCATTGACTGCGGAGCCTGCGCAGGAACCTGTCCCGTATCCGCGATTTCGGCCTAA